The Suricata suricatta isolate VVHF042 chromosome 16, meerkat_22Aug2017_6uvM2_HiC, whole genome shotgun sequence genome contains the following window.
ttagGGATCACGGTCATTCACTGCATGAGGACCAGTATCTAGAAGACTGTTGCTTCCTATACTGTcgtttgtcagattttttttttttttggttgattcAGACAGGAGGGAAATCGGGTCCCTGTTCCATCAtcctgggaggaaggagaagtcCTACATAATACACACTGATTAGGGGCACACGGGTGCTAGGTCGGGTAAGCctcaacttcatctcaggtcatgatctcccagtttgtgggttcaagcccagcattgggctccatgctcacagtgcggaagcttgcttgggattctctctgcccctcccccactcgcactttcagaataaataactaaacttaaaataattaaaaatatttttttactgtttatttttgagaaagagagagagagagagagacagcgctagtcggggaggggcagaaagagggagacacagaatctgaagcaggctccaggctctgagctgtcaacctggagcccgatgtggggctcgaactcacaaaccgtgagatcatgacttgagcccaagtcgggtgcttaaccaacttagccacccagacatccctaaacttaaaataatttttaaacatgccACCGATGAAACAAATATGCTGAGTGAACTGACCTGACCTTCCTAGATTCCTGACAGTCGGTTCCAGAGCTGTGGTCACAGGGCCTCGCACAAGCAGCAGTGCTCCGTATCTGAACGAAGGGATACAGGGGTACCTGACTTCTGTGCTCTGTTCCCTGTCTTTGTCTTCAAGGGCACTGCACTTGGCAGTGATTCATCAGCACGAGCCCTTCCTGGATTTCCTCCTAGGCTTCGCAACTGGCACTGAGTACCTGGACCTGCAGAATGACCTGGGTCAGGTGAGCCAGCCGGGGACAGTTTCGGGCTTGGGGCTGGGTTCTCCCGTGCACCCCCTAATCCCTGCCCTCTGCTCCCACAGACAGCCCTTCACCTGGCAGCCATCCTGGGGGAGGCCTCCACAGTGGAGAAGCTGTACGCTGCGGGCGCCAGCCTGCATGTGGCGGAGCGTGGAGGCCACACGGCGCTGCACCTGGCCTGCCGCATGAGGGCGCACGCCTGCGCCCGAGTGcttctccagccccgcccccggtGCGCCAGGGGAGTCCCCAACACCTACCTCACCCAGGACTCTGGCCGCACCTCCGACACCGACCGCCTGCCTGTTGCCTTGTCCTCCGACCCCGACCCAGAGAAGGAAGATGACGAGAGCGAGGAGGATTGGAAGGTGCAGCTGGAGGCTGAAAACTACGAGGGTGAGGGTTCTCCGGCACCTGGCCGGGCTCGGGCTCCCAGGCAGAGCGAGACTACCTGGCCTTGGGCTCAGTTCTCCTGACTCAAGACCTAGCCCCTTGGGGAACAATAGTGAGGCTTCAGGAACCCAGGCATTGGAAAGGGCCCCCACTCGAGCCCCAGAGTCCTGAGAATTGATCAGGTGGGATTCGGAACCCGGACCACTTGGGACCCAGACCCATCATCCCTGGAGCTACTAGGGTCTAGTTGTTGGGCCCGACTTCCCCAGCCAGAAGGCACAGCTTACCCTCTCCCACCTGCCACAGGTTCTAATCCACCCAGGATGAGAGAACTCAAGGCCCGGGTTCCCAGAGATTGACACTGAGTTCAAGGACAGCCCTCAGCCAGGTCTCATGAGAAAGAAAGCATCTGAGTCTCAGCTCCCCCACCTCTAAGCCCGACTCACTGGGCCAAGCCCCTTCCACAAAGCAATTGAGGTCACCCAGGACCCAGTGTCCAGGGCCCCCTCTGCTCTCCAGGGTCACAAGGCCCTTCATCTACTTGGGACCCAGGAATTTGGGGTCCAGGCCCTTTGTGAAGTAAAGCCCAGAGGCTGGGTCTCCTGGCCCAGGATCCAGGCCTTCTGTCCCAAGCCCCCATGCTCTTCATCCAGAAGCCCCAGACATGCCACAAGCCAGGCGTTGGTACCACCAGCAAGTTCCAGACCACGGAGACTTAGGCATTTGGGCTGCAGATGCCTCTTTGACATGCCCAGAAAATCAGGAGCTGTACCCAAACTCGGTCCCCTCAGGCCCCGGAGTCCTCCCCCAGGACCTTGACATTTGAGGCCCAGTCCCCTCGCCCCCTGTCGTCTGACACCTGTCGCTCTGTCCACAGGCCACACCCCGCTTCACGTGGCCGTCATCCACAAAGATGCAGAGATGGTCCGGCTGCTCCACGAGGCTGGAGCCGACCTCAACAAACCAGTGAGCTGCCCTGGGGGGAACATgtggcagggaggctgggcccCAGTGAGGCAGGGCCTCCTTGACCTCTCTGGTGTGCCTCGCAGGAGCCCACATGTGGCCGGAGCCCCCTGCACTTAGCAGTGGAGGCCCAAGCAGCTGACGTGCTGGAGCTTCTCCTGACGGCCGGTGCCGACCCTGCCGCCCGCATGTACGGTGGCCGCACCCCACTGGGCAGTGCCACGCTCCGGTCCAACCCCATCCTTGCCCGCCTTCTCCGTGCGCATGGAGCCCCTGAGCCCGAGAACGAGGACGACCGACCCGGCCCCTGCAGCAGCAGTAGCGACAGTGACAGCGTGGACGAGAGCGTGAGTCAGGAGCAAAGACCGGGCGGCCCAGCTGGGGGGCCGGGGTAAACGGGCaggtgggaaaggggagaagagcCGTGAGGCAGCACCTGGAGCCCACCCTCGGGCTGCTCTGGTTACAGAATGCCGGCGGCCAAGCAGGTGGTGTCGGGCAGTGGTCCGGGAGACTGGGTAGGGGTGGTGGGGAGCATGCGGGTCGTGGTTGAGAACTGAACGCAGTGGCAGAGGTAGAGCTCAGTCAGTTTGAGAAAAGACGTCGGTTGTAGTGACTGGTAACGGGGCTGGTTGGCAGTGGTGGTCGACAGCGTCAGGAGCGACATTTCAGGGCATGAAGCGGAGAACTCAGGCTCTGGGAAGCCGGCCTTGGGCCGCACTGAGTCCAACACTGGCAACAGTGGGGACAGACCATAGCCAGCGGTGAGGACGTTGTATTGGAGAACCCAGGTGGTGGAGACCCCACTTGGGGCAGGGAACGATGTTGGGTACCCAGTGAGGAAGCCGGtagaggcggggcgggggtggggaggagggagacccCAGTGGCTGTAGCCGCCTAAGAACTGGAGAGACagcggggctggagcccaggcagTGGTGGTGGGAGAATGCAGGCAACCCTGAACGAggtgtttggaaaacaaagagcaGGGAAGTCGAAGGATGAGTGGGCGAGCTTGGGCTTCAAGACAAGACCCCTTGTCTTGGGTGGGTGGGAGAAGCTGGACAACAGGCAGGGTGCCAGCCGCCTGAGCCcgtgcctgccccccacccctctgtccCCAGGATGAATATGACGACATCGTGGTCCACAGTGGCCGGAGCCAAAGCCGGCTACCTCCCGCCCCAGCCTCAGAACCTCTCCCCGATGACCCCGTCTGATCTCAATGTGAATAAGATTTCCAGTTTAATAAAATCCCAGCCCCAAATCAAGTGCCACAGAAGcctttgtggttttctttgtgcTTTATTCACTCGGCGGGGTTGGAGTGGGTTACATGGGCGGCCAGGGGTTTCCTGAGCCAGTTGGAGCCCAGCCCCTCGACCCAGCTCAGACGTGGCTCCTTGGGCCTGGTTGGTTGCCTGGCCCACCCGTGCCCCCGTTCCTGCAGGTTGGGGACTGGAATGGGGTGTTAGGTGAGCTTGAGGGGGTCAACAGTCCTAAGCCACAGGGTATGTCGGGAAAGAGGACAGGAGGGCGGGGGTCATCCCTCCCTCCCGATCTCCTCCCCCAGAATCTCCGTCGCCTTCTTCAGCTCCTCTCTCACGTGCTCCAGCCGCTCCATGTCGTGCTCCTGGTGGGATCAGAAATGGGTTGCTTAGCACACCGCTCTTCAAGGGCAGGCCACTTCCGTAGTCACCCATGAATGTGGGCCGTGTCCGTTTGCATGACAGCAGCCGGCAGTGGTCATCTGGTTACCATGGACTGCAATGGTGACCGCAATGGAAGAGTTAGACTGGCCGACATGACCAGCAGTGCAGCCTGTGCTGACTGCCATGGCCAACAACTGGAATAGGACTAGTAAAGGTGCCCAGCGTGGTGCCCTGACCCATTTGTGAGG
Protein-coding sequences here:
- the NFKBIB gene encoding NF-kappa-B inhibitor beta codes for the protein MAGVACLGKVAEADEWCDSGLGSLGPDAAAPGGPGLGADLGPGLSWAPLVFGYVTEDGDTALHLAVIHQHEPFLDFLLGFATGTEYLDLQNDLGQTALHLAAILGEASTVEKLYAAGASLHVAERGGHTALHLACRMRAHACARVLLQPRPRCARGVPNTYLTQDSGRTSDTDRLPVALSSDPDPEKEDDESEEDWKVQLEAENYEGHTPLHVAVIHKDAEMVRLLHEAGADLNKPEPTCGRSPLHLAVEAQAADVLELLLTAGADPAARMYGGRTPLGSATLRSNPILARLLRAHGAPEPENEDDRPGPCSSSSDSDSVDESDEYDDIVVHSGRSQSRLPPAPASEPLPDDPV